Proteins from a genomic interval of Debaryomyces hansenii CBS767 chromosome E complete sequence:
- a CDS encoding DEHA2E23628p (similar to uniprot|P17967 Saccharomyces cerevisiae YCL043C PDI1 Protein disulfide isomerase multifunctional protein resident in the endoplasmic reticulum lumen essential for the formation of disulfide bonds in secretory and cell-surface proteins unscrambles non-native disulfide bonds), which translates to MKFWKFSTQALASLLTAVSVVNASGPTDGEAAADPNSAVVQLTTSEFKSFMDANPLVLTEFFAPWCGYCKVLGPEFAQAADSLNESHPNIKLAQVDCTVEEELCMEHGIRGYPSLKIMRGSEAAPEDYDGPREAAGIADYMIKQSLPAVSSPVETEELTSLIDAQEKPYIIQVLPEGYNGDKDKANSDETFAEVANENRKDLTFISVENKDLVDSLKSKLPKASLNKVKSPKYLLVRPDSPEDITEFSATLDKESLTSFIKTEIVPYFGDINRDTFLMYMTSPLPLGYYFYNNEEERKVVEETFKKLGKEYRGKINFVGLDANVFGRHAEALNMNPEVVPLFAIQNLQENKKYGISQEENPKGPSTKTIEKFVKDFIKGKVDPIVKSEPLPTKEEIANQSVVKLVSHNHDDILKDTSKDILVKYYAPWCGHCKKLAPTWEELAGIFGSNKPDSKVVIADLDHTANDVNTPVEIAGYPTLVFYPANGKIDSKTGLREAVVYDKPRELDSLIEYIKEQGGHKIDGNQLRESKEAIVEEDEVNHDEL; encoded by the coding sequence ATGAAGTTCTGGAAATTTTCTACTCAAGCTTTAGCTTCGTTATTGACCGCTGTATCAGTTGTCAATGCTAGCGGACCAACAGACGGCGAAGCCGCTGCGGACCCAAACTCAGCGGTTGTTCAATTAACTACTTCagaattcaaatctttCATGGATGCTAATCCTTTGGTTTTAACTGAGTTCTTTGCACCATGGTGTGGATACTGTAAGGTTTTGGGACCAGAATTTGCCCAGGCTGCTGATTCATTGAACGAATCACACccaaatatcaaattgGCACAAGTTGATTGTACcgttgaagaagaattatgtATGGAACACGGTATTAGAGGATACCcatcattgaaaattatgaGAGGGTCAGAAGCTGCTCCAGAAGACTATGATGGTCCAAGAGAAGCTGCGGGTATTGCTGATTACATGATCAAGCAATCATTACCAGCTGTTTCGTCTCCAGTCGAGACTGAAGAATTGACCTCTTTGATCGATGCTCAAGAAAAGCCTTACATTATTCAAGTTTTACCGGAGGGTTACAACGGCGATAAGGATAAAGCTAATTCTGACGAAACTTTTGCTGAAGTTGCCAACGAAAACAGAAAGGACTTGACTTTCATTTctgttgaaaataaagacTTGGTTGATTCTTTGAAGTCCAAGCTTCCTAAGGCTAGTTTGAACAAGGTTAAGTCTCCAAAGTACTTGCTTGTGCGTCCTGATTCTCCTGAAGACATCACTGAATTCTCTGCTACTTTAGATAAGGAAAGCTTAACGTCTTTCATCAAGACCGAAATCGTTCCATACTTCGGTGATATCAATAGAGATACCTTTTTGATGTACATGACTTCGCCTTTGCCACTTGGTTACTATTTctacaataatgaagaagaacgTAAAGTGGTTGAAGAAACTTTCAAGAAGTTAGGAAAGGAATACAGAGGTAAAATCAACTTTGTTGGTTTGGATGCTAATGTATTTGGACGTCATGCCGAAGCATTAAATATGAACCCAGAAGTTGTTCCTCTTTTTGCAATTCAAAACCTTCAAGAAAACAAGAAGTACGGTATCAGCCAAGAAGAAAACCCTAAGGGTCCTTCTACTAAGactattgaaaagtttgtTAAGGACTTCATCAAGGGTAAAGTAGACCCAATCGTCAAGTCTGAACCATTGCCaaccaaagaagaaattgccAACCAATCGGTTGTTAAGTTAGTCTCTCACAACCACGATGATATTCTTAAGGATACTTCGAAGGATATTTTAGTTAAATATTACGCCCCATGGTGTGGACATTGTAAGAAATTGGCACCAACATGGGAAGAATTGGCCGGTATTTTTGGTTCGAATAAGCCTGATTCTAAGGTTGTTATCGCTGACCTTGATCACACCGCTAACGATGTTAATACCCCGGTTGAAATCGCTGGTTACCCAACTTTGGTGTTCTATCCTGCTAATGGTAAGATTGACAGCAAAACTGGTCTCAGGGAAGCTGTTGTATACGACAAACCAAGAGAATTAGATTCTTTgattgaatatattaagGAACAAGGTGGTCATAAAATTGATGGCAACCAATTAAGAGAATCTAAAGAGGCCATCGTTgaggaagatgaagttaATCATGACGAATTATGA
- a CDS encoding DEHA2E23650p (similar to CA1754|IPF16320 Candida albicans IPF16320 Unknown function) encodes MSSKQFKLQLIQKSLAELGYGNLAEQISEDIHFNPITHEAESPYHNDQNEYSDLLKFIEWFYEELNVGNYATIIEYLNYIMLPEESAMNVDDIPQDFNNIGIDLFKALNLKEDSVDTIGGVCTLIITYLIKRTYFLECLVVNAFNSSKQYHKAELVGDISRYSFTPISVPDLLVILRDDLCPLLDEIQNALKSININEIVGSMWNFKPDLVELLNREKESTLLLPLVMKSPIELADLTKMILNDQVLLADTTINQISLPHIIDELRNTLIDKHLCTIFKDSCRNPATNKAAFDIPPDYLDKLIENATAYQKEQSPYYLPPRINSKKQGETFLPPLYSEINEKYKKSFPSTLITTLDKHSDEVWIAKFSPSGKLLVTGSLDGRLIIYDVLNNFEVIAILDSDIQGIKSRTRSNKAIIYCCWEPNEEYLVSCCLDTVVRVWSIKDIKKNNKRITRSMDVESDSQVALLRSSFTLGESIKTWSCEFLPTTADPQFIIGSPDKVLKAFNIDGKELFDFYADTEENGLYHDEKASSSDIKDGNDKTDSTNDGENKDKTNNIQNNFYRVNDLAITPDGKFLITANDDKQVYFYTIPDLLDPNSTTTKIATVSLGGKLTSCSISSNGKYLLLSITPEEVQIWDISGLGKSEKPILRKKLIGHSQDKYIVRSSFGYLSDKQEELAISGSVDGYIYIWKIETGQLITRIKGHVGLCNSVDWNKYYIPKKNCKDYGKLWCSVGDDKIVKIWGPSDWSNE; translated from the coding sequence ATGTCGTCTAAGCAGTTTAAATTGCAGCTAATACAGAAATCTCTAGCTGAATTGGGATATGGTAATTTAGCGGAACAAATATCAGAAGATATTCACTTCAACCCTATTACTCATGAAGCCGAATCTCCTTATCATAATGATCAGAATGAATATagtgatttattaaaattcatTGAATGGTTTTATGAAGAGTTGAACGTAGGAAATTATGCAACTATAATTGAGTATTTGAACTATATAATGTTACCCGAGGAGAGCGCCATGAACGTCGACGATATTCCCCAAgactttaataatattggaaTTGACCTTTTTAAAGCgttgaatttgaaggaaGATTCTGTTGATACAATTGGGGGAGTTTGCACTCTAATTATAACATATTTGATCAAAAGAACATATTTTTTAGAATGCTTAGTGGTCAATGCTTTTAATAGTAGCAAGCAATATCATAAAGCTGAGTTAGTGGGAGACATATCAAGATACAGCTTCACGCCGATTTCTGTTCCAGACTTACTCGTTATCTTGCGGGACGATTTATGCCCTTTACTAGATGAAATACAAAATGCACTCAAGTCCATAAATATAAACGAGATCGTTGGATCCATGTGGAACTTTAAGCCTGACcttgttgaattattaaatagGGAGAAGGAATCTACTTTATTACTTCCATTAGTAATGAAGTCACCGATAGAATTAGCTGATTTAACaaaaatgattttaaatGACCAAGTGCTTTTGGCTGATACAAccataaatcaaatatccTTACCAcatattattgatgaattgagAAACACACTTATTGATAAGCACTTGTGTACTATTTTCAAAGATAGCTGTAGAAATCCAGCTACAAATAAAGCCGCATTTGATATACCACCTGATTAtcttgataaattgatCGAAAATGCTACAGCATACCAAAAGGAACAGTCTCCTTATTATTTACCACCTAGAATCAATTCCAAGAAACAAGGGGAAACTTTCCTTCCACCACTTTATAGtgaaataaatgaaaaatataaaaagaGTTTCCCTTCAACTTTGATAACTACATTGGATAAGCATTCCGATGAAGTTTggattgcaaaattttcCCCCCTGGGGAAACTTTTGGTTACAGGCTCATTGGATGGGAGGTTAATAATATATGAtgttttgaataacttTGAGGTTATAGCTATATTGGATTCAGATATACAGGGAATTAAAAGTCGAACAAGAAGCAATAAGGcaataatttattgttgCTGGGAAcctaatgaagaatatttagTGAGTTGCTGCTTGGATACAGTAGTAAGAGTCTGGTCAATAAAggatattaaaaaaaacAACAAGAGAATAACTCGATCTATGGATGTTGAACTGGATAGCCAAGTAGCACTCTTGAGGAGTTCTTTCACACTTGGTGAAAGTATCAAAACATGGTCGTGTGAATTTTTGCCTACAACAGCTGATCCTCAATTTATAATTGGATCGCCAGATAAAGTACTAAAGGCTTTCAACATCGATGGGAAGGAGCTTTTCGATTTTTATGCCGATACTGAAGAGAATGGGTTGTATCACGATGAAAAAGCTAGTTCAAGTGATATTAAAGATGGTAATGATAAGACAGATTCAACTAACGACGGcgaaaataaagataagaCAAATAATATACAGAACAACTTCTATCGAGTGAATGATCTAGCAATTACACCAGATGGAAAGTTTTTGATAACTGCAAATGACGATAAGCAAGTATACTTTTATACTATTCCCGATCTTTTAGACCCGAATTCCACTACTACTAAAATAGCTACTGTCAGTCTTGGTGGAAAATTAACATCATGCTCGATATCTTCTAATGGAAAGTATTTGTTGCTTAGCATTACGCCAGAAGAGGTTCAAATCTGGGATATTTCAGGGCTAGGGAAATCAGAAAAACCAATCTTGAGGAAAAAGTTAATTGGTCATAGTCAAGATAAATACATCGTCAGGTCGAGTTTTGGATATTTAAGTGACAAACAGGAAGAATTAGCTATAAGTGGCAGTGTCGATggctatatatatatttggaaaattgAGACAGGGCAGTTGATTACCAGAATCAAAGGCCATGTGGGACTATGCAATTCAGTGGATTGGAACAAGTATTATATTCCGAAGAAAAACTGCAAAGATTACGGCAAGTTATGGTGCTCAGTAGGTGACGATAAGATTGTGAAGATATGGGGTCCTTCAGACTGGAGTAACGAATGA
- a CDS encoding DEHA2E23672p (weakly similar to uniprot|P52960 Saccharomyces cerevisiae YOR363C PIP2 peroxisome induction pathway 2 (PIP2)) produces MSSRKRHRISVVCGFCKKRKVKCDKGNPCSTCIKYGNSECHYHIQGVDVVNNKVNDAEYIVQDELQILKAKIRNLEETLTTSNESYNEDSSIHNSSKNVLSQPSKSENGISCFGGYNPVASPDETINFYEGYTAVLDGEPVKRRNFGPLAWLSLIKVDPALTMLWSFIHSKKLQKSNSCMTEGNGSCSSPEKQFRERESNDAGVNDLTPYKDVPQSQVFAPKLIPSSSNTRNKINEKAMLLGLTFYDGGIDEELKLIEKIELVLPNKRIIWKLIERFFTHLYPFFAIIDESYFKSSITQLLGPESFDDEKISKLKVEKRLDFAYLGLLLIVLRLSYLSLFSNITTLNEAKLYSNDPSPQAQEFRYLLNNPIDIDVIDVAQLCLNQFDLLRKANMAIMQLALFTRLYHMYAPEDGDGSDGGDSQVFTGMLIQMAISMGLNRDPDNFPDQFNDEKTNNLGRKIWYLLLVNDMNNAMAMGYPMSTSIEIFDTKVPYYKNGNGNINDIELEKSVISSFGRIEAIYEPMSKVLKMILNVRGNIKLSKVTAALDNLEKSYMNEYCDLRNSLDNEILSKSDVVKKTLKMKIYFTCHFFRVSLFFHFYNYYERKNNYDLSFFYLKKIFLITVLDLMPFYNDILESNRLIFKNSTDLVITPSFESAIHKSIVVIIATLIKVQLTILDLELNYNHEERLLSDLDYNLHFKKLERLLDLLNKSSKVLLDYISRLSSRYYFSWRISKAQNFLMDTILSKEFYDKNIGTSKTTLLNFTSPMLDELINIFEDSLASIKEKKHMNRRRSRVEVPNSVPSFDNDTRNGSTDSASNYSDNSSNDFGTNDFIQNDQIDSIWLNMMSLKNENANTGNQFRSNQTDNISQEAGIGEFSSIPNYNNFGLDRNSSGNTGNGNYSAEFDDIFETFPIDELFKNLN; encoded by the coding sequence ATGTCATCTAGAAAAAGACATAGGATTAGTGTAGTGTGTGGGTTCTGTAAAAAGCGGAAAGTTAAATGTGATAAAGGTAATCCATGTTCAACTTGTATCAAATATGGCAATCTGGAATGCCATTATCATATACAAGGTGTCGATGTTGTGAACAACAAGGTAAATGATGCAGAATATATAGTGCAAGATGAATTACAGATTTTAAAAGCTAAGATACGGAATCTTGAAGAAACGCTTACAACAAGTAATGAATCTTATAATGAAGACTCATCTATTCATAACAGTAGCAAAAACGTGCTAAGCCAACCATCTAAACTGGAAAACGGTATTAGTTGCTTTGGTGGGTATAATCCAGTTGCGTCGCCAGATGAAACAATCAACTTTTATGAAGGATATACGGCAGTTTTGGATGGTGAGCCTGTcaagagaagaaattttgGTCCTTTGGCATGgttatcattaattaagGTTGATCCTGCATTGACTATGCTATGGTCCTTTATTCATTCGAAGAAATTGCAGAAGCTGAACAGTTGTATGACTGAAGGTAATGGTAGTTGCTCGAGCCCAGAAAAACAATTCAGGGAGAGAGAATCCAATGATGCGGGAGTTAATGATCTCACCCCGTATAAAGATGTACCTCAGAGTCAGGTATTTGCCCCTAAGCTTATACCAAGTTCTTCAAATActagaaataaaatcaatgaaaagGCTATGTTATTAGGTCTAACCTTTTATGATGGAGGGATTGATGAGGAGTTGAAACTCATTgagaaaattgaattagTATTGCCtaataaaagaataatttggaaactTATTGAAAGGTTTTTTACGCATTTATATCCGTTCTTTGCTATTATAGACGAACTGTACTTTAAATCTCTGATAACTCAATTGCTTGGCCCAGAAAGTTTCGATGACGAAAAAATCAGTAAATTGAAGGTTGAGAAAAGATTAGACTTTGCTTATTTGggattattattgattgtATTACGCTTGAGCTACTTGAGTTTATTCTCAAATATCACTACATTAAATGAAGCTAAATTATACTCAAATGACCCATCGCCGCAAGCTCAGGAATTCAGATATTTGCTAAATAATCCTATCGATATTGATGTAATTGATGTGGCACAACTAtgtttgaatcaatttgaCTTACTAAGGAAAGCTAATATGGCTATAATGCAATTGGCACTCTTTACAAGACTATACCACATGTATGCCCCGGAAGATGGTGATGGGTCGGATGGAGGTGATTCACAAGTATTTACAGGTATGTTAATTCAAATGGCAATTTCCATGGGCCTAAATAGGGATCCTGATAATTTTCCAGATcaatttaatgatgaaaagaCGAACAATTTGGGCAGGAAAATTTGGTATCTTCTATTGGTAAATGATATGAATAATGCGATGGCAATGGGATATCCAATGAGCACGagcattgaaattttcgATACCAAGGTGCCGTATTATAAGAATGGAAACGGTAAcataaatgatattgaattagaaaaaaGTGTCATTTCTTCCTTCGGAAGGATCGAAGCAATTTATGAGCCTATGTCAAAAGTACTTAAAATGATCTTGAATGTGAGAGGGAATATTAAATTGTCAAAGGTAACAGCTGCtcttgataatttagaGAAAAGCTACATGAACGAGTACTGTGATCTAAGGAACTCtttagataatgaaattttatctaaatCAGATGTTGTCAAAAAGAcgttgaagatgaaaatatacTTCACCTGTCATTTTTTCCGAGTATCCTTGTTTTTCCACTTTTACAACTATTACGAACGCAAAAACAATTATGATTTATCGTTTTTTTATCTAAAAAAGATTTTTTTGATTACCGTACTTGATTTGATGCCGTTTTACAATGATATATTAGAAAGCAATCGtttgattttcaaaaattctaCAGATTTGGTTATAACCCCAAGTTTTGAGCTGGCTATTCACAAATCCATTGTGGTTATAATTGCAACATTGATCAAAGTCCAGTTGACTATATTGGATTTGGAATTAAACTATAACCATGAAGAAAGACTCCTTAGTGATCTAGATTATAATCTTCACTTTAAAAAGCTAGAAAGGCTTTTGGATCTTCTTAATAAAAGTTCCAAGGTGCTTCTTGACTATATATCTAGATTGAGTAGCCGGTATTACTTTTCTTGGAGAATATCTAAAGCGCAGAATTTTTTGATGGATACTATTTTGTCAAAGGAGTTCTATGATAAGAACATTGGAACTTCTAAAACTACTTTGCTTAACTTTACGAGCCCAATGTTAGACgaattaatcaatattttcgAAGATTCCCTAGCTTctattaaagaaaagaaacaTATGAATAGACGGCGCAGTAGAGTAGAGGTACCAAATTCGGTTCCATCATTCGATAATGATACAAGAAATGGTTCTACTGATTCAGCCAGTAACTATTCAGATAATTCCTCTAATGACTTCGGTACAAACGATTTTATCCAGAACGATCAAATTGATAGTATATGGTTGAACATGATGTCGTTGAAAAATGAGAATGCAAACACCGGAAACCAGTTCAGATCTAACCAAACAGATAATATATCACAGGAGGCCGGAATTGGTGAATTCAGCAGTATTCCCAATTATAATAACTTTGGCCTTGACCGTAATTCTAGTGGTAATACAGGGAATGGGAACTATTCTGCAGAGtttgatgatatatttgaaacattTCCTAtagatgaattattcaaaaatttgaattaa
- a CDS encoding DEHA2E23694p (no similarity), translated as MSSNCIITIAPGRQQDENIVHKRIEKIFKSNPILHDVSVIIDSKSLPSDIAMLAGNIQKFELDEFKKLPELIQEVSACNSDDFVIIEAIPMHQVWDNTDLDIVDSIQFSSVTRQIKLKLNKSTFQSAPNVFESQKGISIKKIMESKKGHGALNHVSYSYLITSSTSEEDISYEMHHLIKFVFGYSAVKVHTNNNNNISFLQDESKAVGGLTKKPSKLNVRCYPDLNDVDFHEQSQTIYEYLNLLHINSSQLTETIDDYISSYQIPEFIKRSTEELKPDQEVYKHTFDEVDFSTFDSLMKSHCLSISAYSKDSHIMILNIPDALVLWECQ; from the coding sequence ATGTCCAGTAATTGCATTATAACTATAGCCCCGGGGAGGCAACaggatgaaaatattgttcATAAAAGAATAgagaaaatattcaaaagcAATCCTATTCTACACGATGTAAGCGTGATTATTGACTCGAAATCATTGCCTCTGGATATTGCTATGCTAGCCggaaatattcaaaagttTGAGCTTGATGAGTTTAAGAAGCTACCTGAATTGATCCAAGAGGTATCCGCATGCAATTCAGATGATTTTGTAATAATTGAAGCGATTCCGATGCATCAAGTTTGGGATAATACTGATTTGGATATTGTTGATAGTATTCAATTCAGTTCAGTCACACGTCAAATTAAGcttaaattgaataaaagCACGTTTCAGTCGGCTCCAAATGTTTTTGAGAGTCAGAAGGGAATACtgattaaaaaaattatggaATCGAAAAAAGGTCATGGTGCTTTAAACCATGTATCCTACAGCTACTTAATTACACTGTCTACGCTGGAAGAAGATATCTCATATGAGATGCatcatttaattaaatttgtcTTTGGATATAGTGCAGTCAAAGTTCATacgaataataataacaatatttCGTTTTTGCAAGATGAGAGTAAAGCGGTTGGGGGTTTGACTAAAAAGCCGTCAAAATTGAATGTCAGATGTTACCCAGATCTTAATGATGTTGATTTCCATGAACAAAGCCAAACAATTTATGAATACTTAAACTTATTACACATTAACTCACTGCAATTGACGGAAACTATTGATGATTATATCTCGAGTTATCAAATCCCAGAGTTTATCAAAAGAAGTACAGAGGAACTTAAACCAGATCAAGAGGTATATAAGCATACCTTTGATGAAGTAGACTTTTCTACATTCGACTCCCTAATGAAAAGTCattgtttatcaattaGTGCATATTCAAAAGACTCCCAtattatgattttgaatatcCCAGATGCTTTGGTCTTATGGGAATGCCAGTAA
- a CDS encoding DEHA2E23716p (similar to uniprot|P08465 Saccharomyces cerevisiae YNL277W MET2 L-homoserine-O-acetyltransferase), giving the protein MTLLSPNPTYKDITEEQKANNSYATFVPGQTIVEIPSYTLECGEVLNNFPVAYKTWGRLNKDRDNVFIICHALTGSSDVQDWWGPLLGTDKTFDPSRFFIICINFLGSPYGSCSPVSIDKSTGKPYGPLFPLVTVKDDISIQKLILDSLGVEGIACVIGGSMGGMIALEYAATYNDSPYVKSVISLATSARASAWCISWNETQRQCIFSDPNYDDGYYYENKNGIKPDSGLSAARMAALLTYRSRNSFETRFGRNLPSVKANIEPKEISEEERKKQEQEQGIRYPKNKDEENWLLHNEGSRSRSSVNRSSSSLSVSSSVKPQTYFTAQSYLRYQGNKFVNRFDANCYISITRKLDTHDITRNRVDSEQVLEDPLPDFLSNLKQPHLVIGIQSDGLFTYGEQQLLGQCIPNCVLKKINSPEGHDAFLLEFEIIDKYCKEFLHSKLPEFFSPESNKVELFEDWNKYVASSDNGGNSVFGEAETNITNW; this is encoded by the coding sequence ATGACTTTACTATCTCCAAACCCAACTTATAAAGATATTACCGAAGAACAAAAGGCCAATAATTCATATGCTACTTTTGTTCCAGGTCAAacaattgttgaaattcCTTCATACACATTAGAGTGTGGCGAAGTTTTGAATAACTTTCCAGTGGCATATAAAACATGGGGTAGATTGAATAAAGATAGAGATAAcgtttttattatttgtcaTGCCTTAACTGGATCTTCTGATGTTCAAGATTGGTGGGGACCTTTATTAGGTACAGATAAAACGTTTGATCCTTCCAgatttttcataatttgCATCAATTTCTTGGGATCACCCTATGGATCTTGCTCGCCAGTAAGCATAGATAAATCTACCGGGAAGCCATACGGTCCATTATTTCCATTAGTGACTGTTAAGGATGATATAAGTATTCAAAAGTTGATATTAGATTCATTAGGTGTAGAAGGCATCGCATGTGTTATAGGTGGCTCTATGGGAGGAATGATTGCTTTGGAATACGCCGCTACCTACAATGATTCACCATATGTTAAATCTGTAATTTCTCTAGCAACATCTGCTAGGGCATCTGCCTGGTGTATTTCGTGGAATGAAACACAGAGACAATGCATTTTCAGTGATCCAAATTATGACGATGGGTATTATTATGAAAACAAAAATGGCATTAAACCAGATTCGGGACTAAGTGCAGCTAGAATGGCAGCATTGTTAACATATAGATCAAGAAATTCGTTCGAGACAAGGTTTGGAAGGAATTTGCCGTCCGTTAAAGCTAATATTGAACCGAAAGAAATTTCTGAAGAAGAACGTAAAAAGcaagaacaagaacaaggAATTAGATACCCTAAAAATAAGGATGAAGAAAACTGGCTCTTGCATAATGAAGGATCCAGATCTAGGTCATCTGTGAATAGAagttcatcatcattaagTGTGTCTTCATCCGTTAAGCCACAAACTTATTTTACCGCTCAATCTTATTTAAGATATCAAGGtaataaatttgttaaCCGTTTTGATGCAAATtgttatatttcaattacaAGAAAATTAGATACCCATGATATAACTAGGAACAGGGTTGATTCAGAGCAAGTTTTGGAAGATCCTTTACCagattttctttcaaatttgaaacaaCCACACTTAGTTATTGGTATCCAATCTGACGGGCTATTTACATATGGAGAACAACAGTTATTAGGGCAATGCATTCCGAATTGTGTTCtcaagaagataaattcGCCCGAAGGTCACGATGCATTTCtattagaatttgaaatcattgataaataCTGCAAAGAGTTTTTACATAGTAAGCTCCCTGAATTTTTCAGCCCAGAGTCAAATAAGGTAGAACTCTTTGAAGATTGGAACAAGTATGTAGCTAGTTCCGATAATGGTGGTAATTCGGTTTTCGGTGAAGCTGAAACGAATATTACTAATTGGTAA